From the genome of Reyranella humidisoli:
ACTGCCCTGGCGCTCACCACCGCCCTGACGGCGCCTGCCCTGATCGCCCCGATGTTCACCGCCCCCGCGGCCATCGCCGGCCAGACGGCCATGCCCGTTCAGGACTTCTCGGACCTGGCCGCCAAGGTGACCCCTGCGGTCGTCAACGTCGCCGTCACCATGAAGGCCGGCGCGGACGACGACGGCGAGGCCCGCATGTCGGACTCGCAGCAGAAGCAGATGGAAGAGTTCATGAAGCGCTTTTCGGAGCGTTTCGGCCAGCCGATGCAGCCGGGTCGCCCGGACGGCAAGGGCCGCCCGCAGTCGAAGGACAAGGCCCAGGCCGTCGGCACGGGCTTCATCGTCGACGCCAAGGGCGTGATCGTCACCAACTATCACGTCGTCGGCAAGGCCGACTCGATCACGATCACCATGGCGGACGGCACCAAGCTGCCGGCCAAGATGGTGGGCGGCGACGAGAAGACCGACCTGGCCGTGCTCAAGGTCGAGAGCGACAAGCCGCTCCCGTTCGTCTCGTTCGGTGACGCGACCAAGATCCGCGTCGGCCAGCCGGTGATGGCGGTGGGCAACCCGTTCGGCCTCGGTGGCACCGTGACGACGGGCATCGTGTCGGCGCGCGGCCGTGACATCCACTCCGGTCCGTTCGACGACTACATCCAGACCGATGCGGCCATCAATCGCGGCAATTCGGGCGGCCCGCTGTTCGACATGGACGGCAACGTGATCGGCATCAACACGGCCATCTACTCGCCGACCGGCGGCAGCATCGGCCTGGGCTTCGCCATCCCGTCCTCTCTGGCGCAGCCGGTGGTCGCGGAGCTGAAGGACAGCGGCCGGGTCGAGCGTGGACTGCTCGGTGTCCAGATCCAGCCTGTCTCGAAGGCGATCGCCGAGAGCCTGTCGCTCAAGGACGAGAAGGGCGCCCTGGTGGCGGTGGTCCAGCCGGACAGCGCGGCACTCGCCGCCGGTGTCCAGTCGGGTGACGTGATCATGAGCGTCGACGGCAAGAAGATCGACGGCATCAAGGAGCTGACCCGCACCATCTCCGCGGTCAAGCCCGGTAACTCGGTGAAGCTGGGTGTCTGGCGCGACGGCAAGGAGATGAGCCTGACCGCCAAGGTCGGTGGCCAGAAGGACGACGCGATCGTCAAGGCCAGCGCCGACGGCAAGGGCCCGGCCGCCAAGGCCGAGCCGATGGCCTACGGTGTCTCGCTGGCGCCGCTCTCTGCGGAGGCGCGCAAGCAGCTCGGCCTCGATGGCGACGTGAAGGGTGTGGTGGTTGCCACGGTCGAGCCGGGTAGCCCGGCAGACGACCAGGGCCTCAAGGCCGGCGACATCCTCCAGCAGGTCGGCAAGGACGCCGTCGACAGCCCGAAGGTGGCCGTCGAGAAGCTCAAGGAAGCGAAGACCACCGGCAAGCCGGTGCTCATGAAAGTGTTTCGAGAGGGGATGACGCGCTTTGTCGCTATCTCTCCCCGGGCGGCCTAGCAAACCTCTCGATCGGTCGGAGCCTTAGGGCTCCGACCGTAGCCTTCTACTCAAGCGTAGCGCTTGTTCTTCGAGGTTGAAGCGGAGCCATTATCTTTCCCCGGATGGCCGAGCGAACCTCTGTAAGAGGCCGGCGGTGGCCCCACCATCGCCGGCTTTCTTACAACCGACGCCTTCTCTCAGGGGGGCCGCGTCATTCCCGGCGAAGACCGGGAAGACGCGATCATGAGGGGGAGCGGGAGGTCCGCAGCCTGGTGTGGCGGTGCTGCGGATCTCCCCAACCCCTCAGGCGCCGACTGTAAAGGCCGGCATCACTTCCTTGGCGAGCAATTCGACCGAGCGTGCCGACTCCTCGAACGTCAAGTCGCCGAAGGCCAGGCGGAAAAGGCAGTAGTTGATGCCGGAGGTCTCGTTGTCGCGCCGGAGCCGGTCGCGCACGGTCGCAGGTGAACCTGCCACGATGTAACCGGCCTCCAGGGCGTTCTCGAATTCGGCGGGGATCATCTGACGGGGGAGGCCCACGCCATGGGCGCGCCACAGGTGGATGAGCGCATCGTACCAGAGCGCGAACGCACGCTTGGCGGCTGACCGCGCCTCCACATCGGTATCGCCCACCACGACATGGCGGCTCAGCCCGATCAGCGGCATGTCGGCGTCGGCCCGCCCCAGCGCCTTCCAGGCCGCGCGATAGCGGGTCGAGAACCGCCCGACGCCTTCGGCATTCATCCCGACCACCGCGTTGCAGCCCTGTTGCGCCAGGCGATCGGCGCTTTCGAGCGAGTTTGCGCCGTACCAGAGCGGCGGGTGCGGCTGCTGTACCGGTCGCATCTCTATCGGCACGTCCGTGAACGTGAAGTACTTGCCCTCGTGTTGGAGCCGCCGCTCCGTCAGTCCCTTCAGCAGTACTGTCAGCGCTTCGGCAAAGCGCTCCGCGCCGGTGGCCGGGTCGACGCCGAAGTAGCCGACCTCGTAAGGCGAGATGCCGCGCCCGACACCGAGTTCCAGCCGACCTCCGCTCATCTGGTCGAG
Proteins encoded in this window:
- a CDS encoding Do family serine endopeptidase: MTKTKSRILTALALTTALTAPALIAPMFTAPAAIAGQTAMPVQDFSDLAAKVTPAVVNVAVTMKAGADDDGEARMSDSQQKQMEEFMKRFSERFGQPMQPGRPDGKGRPQSKDKAQAVGTGFIVDAKGVIVTNYHVVGKADSITITMADGTKLPAKMVGGDEKTDLAVLKVESDKPLPFVSFGDATKIRVGQPVMAVGNPFGLGGTVTTGIVSARGRDIHSGPFDDYIQTDAAINRGNSGGPLFDMDGNVIGINTAIYSPTGGSIGLGFAIPSSLAQPVVAELKDSGRVERGLLGVQIQPVSKAIAESLSLKDEKGALVAVVQPDSAALAAGVQSGDVIMSVDGKKIDGIKELTRTISAVKPGNSVKLGVWRDGKEMSLTAKVGGQKDDAIVKASADGKGPAAKAEPMAYGVSLAPLSAEARKQLGLDGDVKGVVVATVEPGSPADDQGLKAGDILQQVGKDAVDSPKVAVEKLKEAKTTGKPVLMKVFREGMTRFVAISPRAA
- a CDS encoding LLM class flavin-dependent oxidoreductase, whose translation is MKFGVFDHMDRAGPDLGQQFDDRLKLIELYERAGFHAYHLAEHHATPLGMAPSPSVFLAAVAQRTKTLRFGPLVYTVNLYHPLRLIDEICMLDQMSGGRLELGVGRGISPYEVGYFGVDPATGAERFAEALTVLLKGLTERRLQHEGKYFTFTDVPIEMRPVQQPHPPLWYGANSLESADRLAQQGCNAVVGMNAEGVGRFSTRYRAAWKALGRADADMPLIGLSRHVVVGDTDVEARSAAKRAFALWYDALIHLWRAHGVGLPRQMIPAEFENALEAGYIVAGSPATVRDRLRRDNETSGINYCLFRLAFGDLTFEESARSVELLAKEVMPAFTVGA